DNA from Gammaproteobacteria bacterium:
AGCGCATAATCGAATAATCGATGGAACGGTCATACACTTCGGTAGGATCTTTGCGGCTTAGATCCAACAGTTGATCGCGCGTTAAAACGCGCTTTGGATGCGTCACAAAAGCCACTAATAAATTAAATTCGATATTGGTTAATTTTATGCTTTCGCCTTGCGGAGAAATCAGCTGGCGCTCATCAATAAAAAAATCCCAACCGGCAAAACGGGCGTGCGTAGGTCTCGGTGTCGGCGCGTTAGCGCTGCCCGCCGTATTGCCGCGACGCAATACTGCTTTAATACGCGCTAATACTTCACGTAAATCAAACGGTTTGCCAATGTAATCATCAGCGCCTACTTCTAAACCTACGACTCGATCTACCGGTTCGCGTTTGCCGGTTAACATAATAATAGGTGTATCACTGACCGAACGAATATGACGCGCCAAACTTAAGCCGTCTTCGCCGGGCAAATTCAAATCTAACAATATCAACACTGGCGTTTCACGTCGTAAAGCATCGCGCATGGCGTTACCTTCGGCGACCGCCGTGACGCGAAAACCATTGTTGCCTAGATATTCTTTTAAGAGCAGACGGATATCTGCATCATCATCCACTAACAGGATATGTTGCATGAGCTTCCCATTGTTATCATTGTTTCCAAATTTAATATTTATCTTAAGTATTTTATTTAATTTTTAATAAACGATCTAGATAGCTCACTGTACGATATCAGACATATCTTCCATGCAACAAAAATATTGGATTTCACACAAAGCTTGTCAAGCTTCCAACGCCTTTTGGGTTGTATCAAGCCTATAGTTCTAGCAGATTATTTCACTGCTCAATACCGCTCTGTCAGATCTGCGAAATATAACGTTCGCTAATCCAGTTTATAACCATTGATGAAGGATGACCATGGCTATCGCCGTAACATCATCAAATGCAACTGCCGTATTATGTCACCATCGTATCTTAGTTGTTGAGGATGACGAAATTGTACGGGCCTTACTGCGTGAATTGTTATCTGCTTTATCGTATGAAGTAGTAGAAGCCAATTGCGCAACACAAGCGCTGGCTTTATTACAAACTGATACGATCGATTTAATTTTATTAGACAAAGAATTACCCGATGGCGATGGCATCCAACTTTGTCGGCACGCACGCGAAACTTTAGGCTTATGCATACCAATTATCATGTTAACCGCCAGCACCGAACCAGGCGACATGAGTCGTAGCATGTTAGCAGGGGCAGTTGATTTCATGCGCAAACCTTTTGTCTCCGACATGTTATTAGCGCGCATTCGTTACGCACTACACATTAATTAATCCTACTTCAATTAATTCTACTTTCTACGGCAACACTTGCGCATTACCCAACACTCGCTCAATAATCTGCGACAATTTCGACGCGGTTAATGGCTTCATAGCCACTTCAGCAATTCCATAATGCCCCGTCTTACCGCTTAATGATTCATCCATGTAACCTGTCAACAAAATAACCGCTTGGCTTGGTCGAATTGCACTGATAACTTCCGCTAATTCTAAGCCCGACATTTTCGGCATCGAATAATCCGTAATCACCAAATCAAATCCTTCGGGATTCTTTTTAAATATATCAAACGCATCTAAAGCACTATCGCAGACGACGGGGTCATAACCTAAATCCGCCAACAATTCAGCGGCCAACATGACCAAGGTTTTTTCGTCATCCACAAACAATATCCGCTGCCCGCGACCGGGCTGACGAAATTCTTCTCTTTGTGTATTTATTGCCGCTGCGCCATAACTAATTGGGAAAAATATTTGGAAGGTTGTGCCTTTGCCCATTTGACTAATGACATTAATCCCGCCTTTGTGACTACTGACAATACCATGCACTACCGATAAACCCAGACCCGAACCTTGACCCGCCGCTTTAGTAGTAAAAAATGGATCAAACAAATGATCCATGTGATCGGGAGCAATGCTACTGCCGGCATCTTTGACGCTGAGTCGCACATAATCACCCGCTGCCAATAACGCAGTTGTCGTTGCCAATTCTTTGTTTAAACTCACTCGTTGCAAATCAATAATGACGCAACCTGCGCCGCCCATTGCTTGCGCAGCATTCGTACACAAATTAATAATTACTTGATGCAGTTGCGTTGCATCTGCCAACACCGAAACATCTTCATGTCCATCATTAAACTGAATTTCAACGGCTTGCGGTAAGGTGGCGCGTAATAATTGCAAGGCTTCTTGCACCACTTCACGCAAGGAAATTTTAATGCGCTCGCTGACGCCGCCGCGACTAAATGTAAGAATTTGTCCGATCAAATCGCGAGCACGCTGACCCGATTTCACAATGTGATCAAGATACAACTGCACTGGGTGATCGTGAGCTAATTTAGTTTTAGATAATTCCGCAAAACCTAAAGTACCAGCCAAAATATTATTAAAATCATGCGCAATGCCACTCGCGAGTACACCCACCGCCTCTAATTTTTGCAAACGCCGAATTTGGCCTTCTAATAATTCACGCGTTTTTTCTGATTCAATTCTATCGGTAATATTTTCAACCAGGCCTAAACCAAACTTGCGCTTACCGGCTGCATCCCCTATTAAACACGCACTAAAATTCCCCCACACTTCACTGCCATTTTTTGCAATATAACGTCGTTGTACACGCTGCCTTTGAATCACGGCATCATGGAAATGTTCTGACATTAAGGTGATGGTGGCACGTTCATCCGGATGCGAAAACTGCCGGATATTAACGCCAACAACTGCTTCGCGGTTATAACCCAACATATCGCAAAAGGCTTTATTGGCGGCGACGACATTCAAAGATTTATCAATGATGTACATGCCGATTGGACCTTCTTCAAACACTTGCCGAAAACGCTCTTCACTTTCTAACAAAGCGTGTTCGGCTAAGCGCTGTTCAGTCACATCAATGGCGGTACCTAATACACCATTAATGACGCCTTCTTCATACGCAGATGTTGCATTGATACTTAAAATAACGCGGTGCCCTTTTGCATGCACAAACTCTACTTGCAAATTCGCATGCACAATATTGCCGACTAATAATTCACGAATTTGTTGCCGGCCACGCGCTTGATCTTCCGGCACCATAAATTCATCTAAATAATGATCTCGCATTTCAG
Protein-coding regions in this window:
- a CDS encoding response regulator, with protein sequence MQHILLVDDDADIRLLLKEYLGNNGFRVTAVAEGNAMRDALRRETPVLILLDLNLPGEDGLSLARHIRSVSDTPIIMLTGKREPVDRVVGLEVGADDYIGKPFDLREVLARIKAVLRRGNTAGSANAPTPRPTHARFAGWDFFIDERQLISPQGESIKLTNIEFNLLVAFVTHPKRVLTRDQLLDLSRKDPTEVYDRSIDYSIMRLRRKVEPDPGAPALIRTEHGSGYIFTADVETE
- a CDS encoding PAS domain S-box protein, producing MVVVLSAIRTIHWTRHVGVLLAYALSHATLLLFSLWLKPYLAYPSPFWPPLGLLLGVLIIARQRWWLAILVGMFCAELLVGNWWRFGAHTGFNPQGTHAISFIVSVGFSAITIFEAAVAAFCIQRWVAYRLPHIDAKGFLLGLFIVAGVTIPIGAFIGAFIKTSFYPNNDATFFAVWQLWWLSGLLGVLSVTPLVIGAYVLDWSSWRKQTWWYWLEAVLLGVLIVVIDIYVLIVHHKSPTEFLALLPFVVYPLFIWAAMRFRAVYVNTLLLCTLIICVAAVRFEMSPFQKLGDSVYGQLIAQQIYFLVLTLTVVFVRVLSLETKDARVAYSKFANRFRQLLDTAYEMLWATDQQGRLVYVSDAAGVMLGYTPTEMRDHYLDEFMVPEDQARGRQQIRELLVGNIVHANLQVEFVHAKGHRVILSINATSAYEEGVINGVLGTAIDVTEQRLAEHALLESEERFRQVFEEGPIGMYIIDKSLNVVAANKAFCDMLGYNREAVVGVNIRQFSHPDERATITLMSEHFHDAVIQRQRVQRRYIAKNGSEVWGNFSACLIGDAAGKRKFGLGLVENITDRIESEKTRELLEGQIRRLQKLEAVGVLASGIAHDFNNILAGTLGFAELSKTKLAHDHPVQLYLDHIVKSGQRARDLIGQILTFSRGGVSERIKISLREVVQEALQLLRATLPQAVEIQFNDGHEDVSVLADATQLHQVIINLCTNAAQAMGGAGCVIIDLQRVSLNKELATTTALLAAGDYVRLSVKDAGSSIAPDHMDHLFDPFFTTKAAGQGSGLGLSVVHGIVSSHKGGINVISQMGKGTTFQIFFPISYGAAAINTQREEFRQPGRGQRILFVDDEKTLVMLAAELLADLGYDPVVCDSALDAFDIFKKNPEGFDLVITDYSMPKMSGLELAEVISAIRPSQAVILLTGYMDESLSGKTGHYGIAEVAMKPLTASKLSQIIERVLGNAQVLP
- a CDS encoding response regulator transcription factor — translated: MAIAVTSSNATAVLCHHRILVVEDDEIVRALLRELLSALSYEVVEANCATQALALLQTDTIDLILLDKELPDGDGIQLCRHARETLGLCIPIIMLTASTEPGDMSRSMLAGAVDFMRKPFVSDMLLARIRYALHIN